The following DNA comes from Vicinamibacterales bacterium.
GTGGGCTCGCTGACGCCCGACATGGCCCGCCGGCTCCGCGTGCCGGCCGACACCGAAGGCGTGGTCATCACCGACGTCGAGAACGCCAGCCCCGCCATGCGGGCGGGCCTCTCGCGGGGCGATGTGCTGCTGGAAGTGAACCGCCGCCCAGTCCGAACGGTCGCCGACGCCGCGCGCGAGCTGGGCCACGTCCAGTCCGGCTCGACGGCGTTCCTCCTCGTGCTCCGCAACGGCCAGGAGAGCTTCGTCACCGTCCGCAAGGAGTAGCGGCCTGGCCACTGACGGTCTCGAACGCGAGATCAAGCTGAAGTTCGCGAGCCCCGAGGACGCCAGACGGCGCGTCCTCGGGCTCGGCGCCGCCCCCGCGCGCCCGCGCCGCCTGCAGCGGGACGTCATCGTCGACACCGCCGACGGCGGGCTCGTGTCGCGCGGCTGTGCCCTGAGGGTCCGCGACGACGGTGGGGCCGGGGCGCTCACCTTCAAGGGGCCGGTCACGCCCGGCCTCCTCAAGGTCCGTGAGGAGATCGAGACCACAGCGGGCGACCCCGGCCGTCTCCTGGCCATCCTCGACGCGCTCGGCTACCGGCCGGTCTTCCGCTATGAGAAGTACCGCGAGGAGTTCGCCGTGCCCGGCGTCGTCATCGCCATCGACGAGACGCCCATCGGCGTGTTCGTGGAGATCGAGGGCGACGCCGACGCGATTCACGCCTGTGCGCGGCGCCTCGGACGCACGGAGGGCGACTACATCACGGCGTCGTATCGCAGCCTGTATCTCGCGGCGGCGGCCGCGGAGGGCGCTGTCGGCGACATGACGTTCGGGCCGGCCGGGTCGTGACCCACGCGGCCATCGTCCTCGCGGCCGGCCTGGGCACGCGCCTGGGTCCCCTCTCGTCGGTCCGAGCCAAGGCGGCGCTCCCCGTGGGCGGCGACGTGCTGGTCCGGCATCAGCTGCGCTGGCTCGCCGCCGCGGGCGTGACCGACGTCGTCGTGAACCTCCATCACCTGCCCTCGACCATCACGTCGCGTGTCGGGCACGGAGAAGACCTCGGCATGCGCGTCCGGTACTCCTGGGAGCCGGTCGTGCTCGGCTCGGCCGGCGGGCCCGCCCGCGCGTTCGACCTCCTGGCCACCGATCGGGCGTTCGTCGTGAACGGCGACATGATCACCGACCTGGACCTGGCGGCGCTGGACGACGACCATCAGCGTCACGCTCCGCTGGTCACGCTGGCGGGTGTCGCGCCGCGGCCGGGATACAACTCCCTCGTCGTCGACGAGGATGGCGGCCTCGTCGGCGTGGCGCCCGCGGGGCACGCCCCGCCCGGCGCTGGTCGCCGCCACTTCCACTTCCTCGGCGTGCAGCTGGCCGAACGGCGGGCCTTTGCCGAGGTGCCCCGGGACACCCCGAGCGAAACCTTGAAGTGGCTGTATCCGGCCCTGCTGCGGACCTCGCCGGCCGCCGTCCGCGTCTGGTCCACCACCGCCACGTACCACGACATCGGCACGCCCGTCGACTACGTGGCGACGGTCAGGCATCGATCGCGGCTCGGGGAGCCGAGCGCCGCGTGGGGGATCGGCGCCCGCGTCCACCCGTCGGCGCGCGTCGTCGACTCCGTCCTGTGGGACCACGTGAGCGTCGGCGCGGGCGCCGACGTGCGCGGCGCGGTGCTCGCGGACGGCGTCACCATTCCTCCAGGCATGGTCGTCGAGAACGCGGTCGTGGTCCTGGACGCCGGCACGGCGCTCGCCCCCGACGAGACATCCGTGGACGGTCTTCGCGTCGTGCCGCTCCGCCGCCCGCGCGACGGGTAGAATCTCGCTCGTGTCGGCCGATCTCGACCGCCGCGTCACAGCGTATCTGGCGCGGCAGGACCTCGCCCCCGTCGTGCAGCGCGTGGTCACGCTGACCGGCGATGCCTCCGACCGGCGGTACGTCCGCGTCCTGTTGCGGGACCGCGCCCCGGTCGTGTTGAGCGTCCACGCCGGGCCGATCGACGTGGAGGCCTCGGCGTTCGTGCGGGTCGCCCGGCTCTTCGCCGCCGTCCCGGTCCCCGTCCCATCCATCCTGCACGCCGACGCCGAGCTGGGCATCCTGGGACTCCAGGACCTCGGCGACGTCACCCTGCAGGCGCACCTGGGCGGCGCGTCACCCACCGAGCGCGCCAAGCGGTACCGGGAGGCGGTGGGCCACATCGTCCGACTGCAGCAGCGGGGACCCGATCTGGCCTCGCCTGAGTACCCGCCGTTCGGCGTCGCCTTCGATCACGAGAAGCTGACCTGGGAACTCGAGTTCTTCGTGCGGCATTTCCTGCTGGCGTACCGGGGCGCACTCCCCGGGGAGGCGATCCGCCAGGCGCTGAGCCGGGAGTGGACGGCCATCGTGGACGAACTGGCGTCGGAGCCGCGGGTGCTCTGCCACCGCGACTACCACAGCCGCAACCTGATGTGGCACGACTCCGCGCTCTGGGTGATCGACTTCCAGGACGCCCGGATGGGCCCGGACACGTACGACCTCGTGTCGCTGCTGCGGGACTCCTACGTGGATCTGCCCGACCCGGCGGTGGACGACCTCATCGCCTACTACTTCGCGCTGTCGCGGGGCCGCGAGGCCTCGCCCGAGGAGGGGGCCGGCTTCCGCCGGCGCTTCGACCTGATGGCGCTGCAGCGCAACCTCAAGGCGCTCGGCACGTTCGGCTACCAGACCACGAGCCGCGGCAACCCCGTCTACATGCAATACGTGCCCCGGACGCTCGCCTACGTCCGGCGGACGCTGCACCGCGACCCGCGGTTCGCCACGCTGGCCGGGCTGCTCGGCGAGCTCGTCGACGAGCTGCGGTACAATCCGGCCTCGTCGTGAGCGGGCCCAGATTCGCGATTTCCACGTTCCTGTTCCACCAGACCCGCCTCGACCGCGAGCACCTGGTCGAGATCGCGGCGCACGGCTTCGATTCGGTGGAGCTGTTCGCCCTGCGGTCGCACTTCGACTACGGCGACCCCCGCGCCGTCGCGCAGCTGGCCGAGTGGCTCGACGACACGCGGCTGGCCTTGAGCGCCGTCCACGCCCCGACCGCAGAGGCATACACCGACGGGCACTGGCACGGGACCCTGTCGGTGGCGTCCACCGACCCAGCCGCGCGCGCACGGGCCGTCGAGGAGACGCGGGCAACGCTGCAGCTGGCGCGCACGCTGCCGTACACCTCCCTGGCGACGCATGTCGGCGTGCCCAGCCACCTCCCCGCGGCGGCCGACGACGATGCGCGGGCCGCGCGCGAGAGCCTCGACATACTGGCGAACGCGGCCGCCGACTGCGGCGTGCAGTTGGCGCTGGAGGTCCAGACGAACCGGCTCTCCACGCCGGAGGCGCTGGTGGCCCTCATCGAAGAGGCCAGCGACTGGCCGCCCGTGGGCATCTGCCTCGATGCCGGGCACGCCCGCCTCATGGGCGATCCGGCCGACGCCGTCGAGACGGCGTCAGGCCACATCATCGCCGCGCACGTCCACGACACCCGCGGGACGCGGGACGATCACCTGGTGCCCTACGACGGCGTCATCGACTGGGACCGCACGCTCCTGACGTTCCAGAAGGTCGGCTATCTGGGGCCGTGGACGTTCGAGCTCGGCCCCAGCGCACCGTCGGCGCAGGTGCTGGCCCGTGCGGCGGAAGCCCGCCGGCGCTTCGAGCAGGCGCTCGGCCTCGACGACGAGCAGACGATCCCATGAGCATTCCGACCATCTCCATCGACCGGATCGGCGAGCACACCGGCCAGGACGTCCAGATCCGGGGCTGGCTCCACAACCGGCGCTCGAGCGGCAAGATCCATTTCCTGGTGGTGCGCGACGGCACCGGGTTCCTGCAGGTCGTCATGGGGAAGAACGACGTCGGCGAGGAGGCGTTCAAGGCCGCCGACCACCTCGCGCAGGAGACGTCGATCGTCGTCCGGGGCAACGTGCGGGCCGATGCCAGGGCCAAGGGTGGCTACGAACTGGTCGCGTCGGGGTTCGACGTGATCGGGCCGTCGCACGACTACCCGATCACGCCGAAGGAGCACGGCGTCGACTACCTGATGGACCGGCGCCACCTCTGGATCCGGTCGGAACGCCAGACGGCCATCCTCAAGGTACGCCACGAGGTGGTGAACGCCATCCGCGACTTCTTCAACGGGGAGGGGTTCATCCTCGCCGACACGCCGATCTTCACGCCGGCCGCCTGCGAAGGCACGACCACCCTGTTCCCGGTGCAGTACTTCGAGGACCACACGGCGTACCTCACGCAGAGCGGACAGCTCTACAACGAGGCCAACGCGATGGCGCTCGGCAAGGTCTACTGCTTCGGCCCGACGTTCCGCGCCGAGAAGAGCAAGACGCGGCGTCACCTGACCGAGTTCTGGATGGTCGAGCCCGAGATGGCCTACGCGGACCTCGACGACGTGATCGCATTGGCCGAGCGGCTCGTCAGCTCGGTGGTGGCGCGGGTGCTCGATCGGCGGCGCGCGGAACTGACGCTGCTCGAGCGGGACACGAGCAAGCTGGAGGCAGTGACGGCGCCTTTCCCGCGCATGACCTACGACGAGGCCGCGACGCTGCTCACCGACAAGGGCCAGCCGTTCCAGTACGGCACCGACCTCGGCGGCACGGACGAGACGGTCCTTTCGCAGCAGTTCGAGAAGCCCCTCTGCGTCACGCACTACCCCGGCGCGGTGAAGGCGTTCTACATGAAGCCCGACCCGCAACAGCCCGACAAGGCGCTGTGCGTGGACGTGCTGGCGCCCGAGGGGTACGGCGAGATCATCGGTGGCGGCCAGCGCCTCGACGACCTCGACCTGCTCCTGCAGCGCATCAAGGACCACGAGCTGCCCCAGGAAGCCTTCGAGTGGTATCTGGACCTGCGGCGGTATGGCACCGTGCCGCATGGTGGGTTCGGAATGGGTGTGGAGCGGGTCGTGACCTGGCTCTGCGGCCTCGAGCACCTGCGGGAAACCATTCCCTACCCCCGCATGCTGTACCGCCTGTACCCCTGAGGGCCGGCGGCGGGGGCCGCCGGGTCCCGGTGTACAGTGGGAGGATGTCTCGACGCGTGGGGCGGGCGCAGGCGCGCCGTCCCGGCTTCCCGGCTCTCCCTCGGCGGTGCCTGTCGTGAAGATCGGCTTCGTCTCCCTCGGCTGCCCGAAGAACCTCGTGGACGCCGAAGTGATGCTCGGCACGGCCGAGCAGGCCGGCCACGAGATCACGAGCGACGCCGCGGGCGCCGACGTGATTGTCGTGAACACCTGCGCGTTCATCGACCGCGCGAAGCAGGAGTCCATCGACACCATCCTGGAAATGGCCGAGCACAAGCGGGCGCGCGGCGCGCGCCTCGTGGTCACGGGCTGCATGGCCGAGCGATATCGCGACAGCCTGCGGGCCGAGATTCCCGAGATCGACGCCGTTTTGGGCACCGGGGACGTCCCGCGCATCCTCGAGGCTATTCAGCCGGGCACGGCGGCCGCCGCCCCGCTGACCTTCTATCGGCGCGACCCGTCCCCATCCGGCGCCGCCGTCGCGCCCGAGGCGCTCACGTCCGAAACGCCCGTCTTTGGCGTGGACCTGCCCACGTACCTGTACGACGCGACGACGCCGCGCCGCCTGGCCACCCCCAGCCACTACGCGTATGTGAAGATCGCCGAGGGGTGCGACTACCGGTGTGCGTTCTGCGTGATTCCGAAGATGCGCGGCCAGTACCGGAGCCGGCCCGTGGAGTCGGTGGTGCAGGAGGCGCACGCCCTGGCGGCGCGAGGGGTCAAGGAACTGCTGCTCATCTCCCAGGACACGACCTTCTACGGCATCGACCGCGGTGAGCGGGACGCCTTGCCACGCCTGGTGCGGGAGCTGGACGAGGTCGACGGTCTCGAGTGGGTGCGGCTGCTCTATCTCTACCCCACGACCATCACGGACGCGGTCCTCGAGGCCATGGCGGCCAGCCGCAAGACCGTGCCCTACATAGACTTGCCGCTGCAGCACGCCTCCGACGCCGTGCTGAAGCGAATGAGGCGGCCCGGCACCCGGGCGTCCTACGAGCGCCTCCTGGCCCGGATCCGGGCGAAACTGCCCGGCGCGGCACTCCGGACGACGTTCATCGTGGGCTTCCCGGGCGAAACCGATGCGGACGTCGAGGAATTGCTCGCGTTCGTCAGCGCCGTCGGGTTCGACCACGTGGGGGTCTTCACCTACAGCCACGAGGAGCACACGTCTGCCTTCGCGCTGGCCGACGACGTCCCGGCGCGGGAGAAGGCGCGACGGCAACGGCGTGTGATGGCCCTCCAGAAGCGGCTGGTGGCGGCACGGCAGAAGGCCCGGGTCGGCACCGCGACGCGAATCGTGGTGGACGGGCCGTCCGCCGAGCACGAGTGGGTCGTGACGGGCCGGCTGGCCACCCAGGCGCCGGACATCGACCCGGTGGTCTACCTGACCGACGTCGATTCCTCTGCCATGCGCGCCGGCACGCTTCTGGACGTCGAGATCGTGGGGGCGCAGGGGTACGATCTGGTCGCCCGCCCTCTGGAAATTCGGCCTGCCGAATGCTAAACTCACGGGTCCGGTGCTGATCTGGGAAAACCAGAGTGGGCTGTAGCCCACTCTTTTTTGTTTCTGGGGAATCGGTGAGGTCGGTCGAACGAGTGCGGGAGCTGGCGGGCGAGATCGCCTCGGCGTACGGCTTGGAGCTGTTCGACGTGACCTACGGACGCGAGGGTGGCGGATTCGTGCTGCGGGTCGTGCTCGACAGGCCCGGGCCTTCCGCGTCCGCAGAGGACAGCGTGAGCTTGGAACACTGCCAGAAGGTGAGCGAAGAGTTGAGCGCGGTACTCGACGTGGAAGACGTGCTGCCGGAGGCGTACACCCTCGAGGTGTCGTCGCCGGGCCTCGATCGTCCGCTCAGGACCCGCGATGACTACGTGCGGTTCGCC
Coding sequences within:
- a CDS encoding class IV adenylate cyclase — protein: MKLKFASPEDARRRVLGLGAAPARPRRLQRDVIVDTADGGLVSRGCALRVRDDGGAGALTFKGPVTPGLLKVREEIETTAGDPGRLLAILDALGYRPVFRYEKYREEFAVPGVVIAIDETPIGVFVEIEGDADAIHACARRLGRTEGDYITASYRSLYLAAAAAEGAVGDMTFGPAGS
- a CDS encoding NDP-sugar synthase produces the protein MTHAAIVLAAGLGTRLGPLSSVRAKAALPVGGDVLVRHQLRWLAAAGVTDVVVNLHHLPSTITSRVGHGEDLGMRVRYSWEPVVLGSAGGPARAFDLLATDRAFVVNGDMITDLDLAALDDDHQRHAPLVTLAGVAPRPGYNSLVVDEDGGLVGVAPAGHAPPGAGRRHFHFLGVQLAERRAFAEVPRDTPSETLKWLYPALLRTSPAAVRVWSTTATYHDIGTPVDYVATVRHRSRLGEPSAAWGIGARVHPSARVVDSVLWDHVSVGAGADVRGAVLADGVTIPPGMVVENAVVVLDAGTALAPDETSVDGLRVVPLRRPRDG
- a CDS encoding phosphotransferase; the protein is MSADLDRRVTAYLARQDLAPVVQRVVTLTGDASDRRYVRVLLRDRAPVVLSVHAGPIDVEASAFVRVARLFAAVPVPVPSILHADAELGILGLQDLGDVTLQAHLGGASPTERAKRYREAVGHIVRLQQRGPDLASPEYPPFGVAFDHEKLTWELEFFVRHFLLAYRGALPGEAIRQALSREWTAIVDELASEPRVLCHRDYHSRNLMWHDSALWVIDFQDARMGPDTYDLVSLLRDSYVDLPDPAVDDLIAYYFALSRGREASPEEGAGFRRRFDLMALQRNLKALGTFGYQTTSRGNPVYMQYVPRTLAYVRRTLHRDPRFATLAGLLGELVDELRYNPASS
- a CDS encoding sugar phosphate isomerase/epimerase family protein, which gives rise to MSGPRFAISTFLFHQTRLDREHLVEIAAHGFDSVELFALRSHFDYGDPRAVAQLAEWLDDTRLALSAVHAPTAEAYTDGHWHGTLSVASTDPAARARAVEETRATLQLARTLPYTSLATHVGVPSHLPAAADDDARAARESLDILANAAADCGVQLALEVQTNRLSTPEALVALIEEASDWPPVGICLDAGHARLMGDPADAVETASGHIIAAHVHDTRGTRDDHLVPYDGVIDWDRTLLTFQKVGYLGPWTFELGPSAPSAQVLARAAEARRRFEQALGLDDEQTIP
- the asnS gene encoding asparagine--tRNA ligase, which produces MSIPTISIDRIGEHTGQDVQIRGWLHNRRSSGKIHFLVVRDGTGFLQVVMGKNDVGEEAFKAADHLAQETSIVVRGNVRADARAKGGYELVASGFDVIGPSHDYPITPKEHGVDYLMDRRHLWIRSERQTAILKVRHEVVNAIRDFFNGEGFILADTPIFTPAACEGTTTLFPVQYFEDHTAYLTQSGQLYNEANAMALGKVYCFGPTFRAEKSKTRRHLTEFWMVEPEMAYADLDDVIALAERLVSSVVARVLDRRRAELTLLERDTSKLEAVTAPFPRMTYDEAATLLTDKGQPFQYGTDLGGTDETVLSQQFEKPLCVTHYPGAVKAFYMKPDPQQPDKALCVDVLAPEGYGEIIGGGQRLDDLDLLLQRIKDHELPQEAFEWYLDLRRYGTVPHGGFGMGVERVVTWLCGLEHLRETIPYPRMLYRLYP
- the rimO gene encoding 30S ribosomal protein S12 methylthiotransferase RimO, translated to MKIGFVSLGCPKNLVDAEVMLGTAEQAGHEITSDAAGADVIVVNTCAFIDRAKQESIDTILEMAEHKRARGARLVVTGCMAERYRDSLRAEIPEIDAVLGTGDVPRILEAIQPGTAAAAPLTFYRRDPSPSGAAVAPEALTSETPVFGVDLPTYLYDATTPRRLATPSHYAYVKIAEGCDYRCAFCVIPKMRGQYRSRPVESVVQEAHALAARGVKELLLISQDTTFYGIDRGERDALPRLVRELDEVDGLEWVRLLYLYPTTITDAVLEAMAASRKTVPYIDLPLQHASDAVLKRMRRPGTRASYERLLARIRAKLPGAALRTTFIVGFPGETDADVEELLAFVSAVGFDHVGVFTYSHEEHTSAFALADDVPAREKARRQRRVMALQKRLVAARQKARVGTATRIVVDGPSAEHEWVVTGRLATQAPDIDPVVYLTDVDSSAMRAGTLLDVEIVGAQGYDLVARPLEIRPAEC
- the rimP gene encoding ribosome maturation factor RimP, giving the protein MRSVERVRELAGEIASAYGLELFDVTYGREGGGFVLRVVLDRPGPSASAEDSVSLEHCQKVSEELSAVLDVEDVLPEAYTLEVSSPGLDRPLRTRDDYVRFAGRLAKIVTSEPVERQTAFAGRLRGLSGDDVLFENEGGRLVRLPMTLIRRARLEVEF